In Ananas comosus cultivar F153 linkage group 10, ASM154086v1, whole genome shotgun sequence, the following proteins share a genomic window:
- the LOC109716759 gene encoding uncharacterized protein LOC109716759 — protein MASSPLLILILILVYVFAVFVVFDGANPNPRFASASGSEDGAFSILNYESLWHDYSPPAPPPPPAEPDRPSASCEDDIGGAGDFDTRCEILHSVELSGNVYIKGSGSFVLLAGVVLSCPIAGCEIVANLSGEVRLERSAAIVAGRVFLAATNITLGNGTLINTKGLGGDPPPRTSGVPTGTHGDGGGHGGRGASCFVRDGQTQEDSWGGDAYAWSSLQEPDSYGSKGGSTSVEKDYSGGGGGRIWLEVKELLVAEGEVIADGGDGGDKGGGGAGGSIYILASSMKGSGNISASGGNGLAGGGGGRVAINVFGRHDEAQTFVHGGKSFGCPENAGAAGTLYDAVPKSLIVSNHNLTTQTDTLLLEFPNQPLWTNVFVRNCAKVAVPLLWSRVQVQGQLSLLSGGILTFGLSHYPYSEFELMAEELLMSDSTIKVYGALRMSVKMFLMWNSKIYINGGGDTIVGTSLLEASNLVVLKESSVIHSNANLGVHGQGLLNLSGPGDMIEAQRLILSLFYSINVGPGSVLRGPLINATSDEMAPKLNCEEEDCPMELIHPPEDCNVNSSLSFTLQICRVEDIDVAGLIEGTVVHFHRARSVTVHSSGTISTTGLGCKGGIGRGSMLSSGLGGGGGHGGKGGDGFFNGSRVEGGLTYGNPDLPCELGSGSGNDSINTSTAGGGIIVMGSWEHSLSSLSIFGSVEANGESFSSAVANISSGGPGGGSGGTILLFLRTLTLGEASVLSSGGGLGSHGGGGGGGGTIHLHWSDIPTGDEYLPIATVKGTINSRGGISRGKGFAGENGTVTAKACPKGLYGLFCEECPLGTFKNVTGSDRALCYQCPPSELPHRAVYITVRGGVAETPCPYKCVSDRYHMPHCYTALEELIYTFGGPWLFGLLLSGLLVLLALVLSVARMKFVGTDELPGPAPTQHGSQIDHSFPFLESLNEVLETNRAEESQSHVHRMYFMGPNTFSEPWHLPHTPPEQITEIVYEDAFNRFVEEINALAAYQWWEGSIYSILCILAYPLAWSWQQWRRRKKLQRLREFVRSEYDHSCLRSCRSRALYEGLKVAATPDLMLGYVDFFLGGDEKRPDLPPRLHQRFPMCLIFGGDGSYMAPFSLHSDNVLTSLMSQAVPPTIWYRLVAGLNAQLRLVRRGHLRTTLVPILKWLETHANPALTLHGVSVDLAWFQATTLGYCQLGLVVCALEGETEAAAVDGGTGTPLLDRTARVHNTQGEIQSGHLRHRDSVMRKRINGGILDSYSLKMLEDKKDFLYPFSLIVHNTKPVGHQDLVGLVISILLFADFSLVLLTLLQLYSFSMADIFLVLFVLPMGILSPFPAGINALFSHGPRRSAGLARVYALWNITSLVNVVVAFICGFVHYKSSSQKHSSLQPWSLATDESGWWLFPTVLVLCKCIQARLVDWHVANLEIQDRSLYSNNPNIFWQT, from the exons ATGGCGTCGTCTCctctcctcatcctcatcctcatcctcgtCTATGTCTTCGCCGTCTTCGTTGTTTTCGATGgcgcaaaccctaaccctaggttCGCGTCCGCGTCCGGCTCCGAGGACGGGGCGTTCTCGATCCTGAACTACGAGTCGCTGTGGCACGACTACtccccgccggcgccgccgccgcccccggcgGAGCCGGACCGGCCGTCGGCGTCCTGCGAGGACGACatcggcggcgccggcgactTCGACACCCGATGCGAGATCCTCCACAGCGTCGAGCTCTCCGGCAATGTCTACATCAAGGGGAGCGGCAGTTTCGTGCTACTCGCCGGCGTCGTCCTCAGCTGCCCCATCGCCGGGTGCGAGATCGTCGCCAACCTCTCCGGCGAGGTGCGGCTCGAGCGCTCCGCCGCGATCGTGGCTGGCAGGGTTTTTCTCGCGGCGACGAACATCACCCTCGGGAACGGGACGCTGATCAACACGAAGGGGCTGGGCGGGGACCCGCCGCCCCGGACTAGTGGGGTTCCCACAGGGACGCACGGCGACGGTGGGGGCCATGGGGGTCGGGGGGCGAGCTGCTTCGTGAGGGACGGGCAGACGCAGGAGGACTCGTGGGGCGGGGATGCGTACGCATGGTCGTCGCTGCAGGAGCCCGACAGTTACGGAAGCAAAGGCGGATCGACAAGCGTGGAGAAGGATTACAGTGGAGGCGGGGGCGGGCGGATCTGGCTGGAAGTGAAGGAATTGCTGGTGGCGGAAGGGGAGGTGATTGCAGATGGGGGTGATGGTGGCGACAAGGGTGGCGGAGGGGCTGGCGGGAGCATCTATATTCTGGCCTCCAGCAT GAAGGGAAGTGGTAATATAAGTGCTTCTGGAGGCAATGGTTTggcgggaggaggaggaggtcgcgTTGCTATAAATGTGTTTGGCAGGCATGATGAAGCACAAACTTTTGTTCATG GTGGAAAGAGCTTTGGCTGTCCAGAGAATGCTGGAGCTGCAGGGACTCTTTATGATGCAGTCCCTAAGAGTCTTATTGTTAGCAATCACAACTTGACTACACAGACTGATACTCTTCTTTTAGAATTTCCTAACCAGCCACTTTGGACAAATGTTTTTGTTAGAAATTGTGCCAAAGTTGCTGTTCCCTTACTCTGGAGTCGTGTACAG GTTCAAGGACAGCTTAGCCTTTTATCTGGTGGTATTCTAACGTTTGGTCTAAGTCACTACCCATACTCGGAGTTCGAACTTATGGCTGAAGAACTTCTAATGAGTGACTCAACAATCAAG GTATATGGTGCTTTGCGTATGTCTGTAAAGATGTTCTTGATGTGGAATTCGAAAATTTATATTAACGGAGGTGGAGATACAATAGTTGGAACATCCTTACTTGAGGCAAGCAACTTAGTTGTTTTGAAG GAATCATCAGTGATACACTCTAATGCCAATCTTGGAGTCCATGGGCAAGGTCTGCTCAATTTATCTGGACCTGGCGATATGATTGAAGCACAACGTCTGATCTTGTCGCTATTCTACAGTATAAAT GTTGGTCCTGGATCTGTTTTACGTGGTCCATTAATAAATGCAACTAGTGATGAGAT GGCTCCAAAGCTCAATTGTGAAGAAGAAGACTGCCCTATGGAATTGATTCATCCTCCTGAAGATTGCAATGTGAATTCCTCGCTCTCTTTCACGCTACAG ATCTGTCGGGTTGAAGATATTGATGTCGCAGGGCTTATTGAGGGAACAGTTGTTCATTTTCACAGAGCTAGAAGTGTTACTGTTCATTCTTCTGGAACAATTAGTACCACTGGATTGG GCTGCAAAGGTGGGATTGGAAGAGGAAGCATGCTAAGCAGTGGCCTTGGTGGCGGTGGGGGCCACGGTGGCAAAGGTGGTGATGGGTTCTTCAATGGAAGCCGCGTTGAGGGTGGCCTCACATATGGTAATCCGGACTTACCCTGTGAGCTTGGTAGCGGTAGTGGTAATGACAGCATAAACACTTCAACAGCTGGAGGCGGCATAATAG TGATGGGTTCATGGGAGCATTCATTGTCCAGTTTGTCAATCTTTGGTTCGGTCGAGGCAAATGGGGAGAGTTTCAGCAGTGCTGTTGCTAATATCTCGAGTGGAGGCCCTGGTGGTGGTTCTGGGGGCAccattcttttgtttttgcgTACTTTAACTCTTGGTGAAGCCTCAGTCCTTTCAAGTGGCGGTGGCCTTGGCAGCcatggcggtggtggtggtggaggtggaaCGATTCACTTACATTGGTCGGACATTCCTACAGGAGATGAATATCTTCCAATTGCAACTGTGAAAGGAACCATTAACTCAAG GGGAGGCATTAGCAGGGGTAAAGGCTTTGCTGGAGAAAATGGGACAGTCACAGCCAAAGCTTGCCCAAAAGGTCTTTATGGATTATTTTGCGAG GAATGCCCTTTGGGTACTTTCAAGAATGTCACTGGATCTGATAGAGCTCTTTGTTATCAGTGTCCCCCTAGTGAGCTCCCTCATCGTGCTGTGTACATAACAGTTCGAG GAGGTGTTGCTGAAACCCCATGTCCATACAAATGCGTGTCCGATAGATATCACATGCCACACTGCTATACTGCTCTGGAAGAGTTAATATATACTTTTGGTGGACCATGGCTTTTTGGCCTCCTGCTTTCTGGTCTTCTTGTGTTATTAGCCCTGGTTCTAAGCGTTGCACGGATGAAATTCGTTGGTACTGATGAATTACCAGGGCCAGCACCAACTCAACATGGGTCCCAAATTGACCATTCCTTTCCCTTTCTAGAATCGCTGAATGAG GTCTTGGAGACAAATAGAGCTGAAGAGTCCCAGAGCCATGTTCACAGAATGTATTTCATGGGTCCAAACACCTTCAGTGAACCTTGGCATCTTCCACACACTCCACCTGAACAAATTACAGAAATTGT ATATGAGGATGCTTTTAATAGATTTGTCGAGGAGATAAATGCCCTAGCGGCTTATCAATGGTGGGAAGGATCAATCTATAGCATTCTTTGTATACTTGCGTACCCACTTGCGTGGTCCTGGCAACAGTGGCGCAGGAGAAAGAAGCTGCAGCGCCTACGTGAATTTGTTAGATCAGAGTATGATCATTCATGCTTACGTTCTTGCCGTTCGCGTGCTCTTTATGAAGGGCTCAAG GTGGCTGCAACTCCCGATCTAATGCTAGGATATGTAGACTTCTTTCTTGGCGGAGATGAAAAAAGGCCAGACCTTCCTCCCCGTCTTCATCAAAGATTTCCCATGTGCTTAATCTTTGGAGGTGATGGAAGTTACATGGCGCCTTTTTCGCTCCACAGTGACAATGTGCTCACTAGCCTCATGAGCCAG GCTGTACCACCAACAATATGGTATCGTCTTGTTGCTGGACTCAATGCCCAGCTGCGTTTGGTTCGTCGTGGACACCTTAGAACTACACTAGTGCCTATCCTTAAGTGGCTTGAGACTCATGCAAATCCTGCTTTGACCTTGCATggtgtatctgttgacctagccTGGTTTCAAGCTACAACGTTAGGCTATTGCCAACTTGGTCTTGTTGTATGTGCTTTGGAAGGAGAAACTGAGGCTGCAGCAGTTGATGGTGGTACTGGAACCCCGCTGCTTGACAGAACTGCCCG AGTGCATAACACCCAAGGAGAGATTCAATCAGGCCACTTGAGACACAGGGATTCTGTTATGCGGAAGAGGATTAATGGAGGGATTCTAGATAGCTACAGCCTGAAAATGCTCGAAGACAAGAAAGATTTCCTCTACCCCTTCTCTCTTATAGTGCATAACACTAAGCCAGTTGGCCATCAG GATCTTGTTGGTCTGGTCATTTCGATATTGCTGTTTGCAGATTTTAGCTTGGTGTTGCTTACGTTACTCCAGCTTTATTCGTTCTCTATGGCCGACATCTTCTTAGTTCTGTTTGTTCTTCCTATGGGTATCCTCTCTCCATTTCCTGCTGGAATAAATGCACTTTTTAGTCATGGACCTCGGCGATCAGCAGGCCTTGCTCGTGTCTATGCCCTCTGGAACATCACCTCGTTGGTCAATGTT GTTGTGGCTTTTATATGCGGGTTTGTACATTACAAGTCATCAAGCCAAAAACATTCGAGCCTACAACCATGGAGTTTGGCAAC GGATGAGAGCGGTTGGTGGCTGTTCCCTACTGTACTTGTATTGTGTAAATGCATCCAAGCGAGACTCGTCGATTGGCATGTTGCAAATTTAGAGATCCAGGATCGTTCCTTGTATAGCAATAACCCGAATATATTCTGGCAAACCTAA
- the LOC109716760 gene encoding GDSL esterase/lipase APG, whose protein sequence is MVRRSIVHGFEAMHVEALVASAFFLLFLVIGGSAQPLVPAIITFGDSSVDVGNNDYLHTIFKANCPPYGRDFKNHVATGRFCNGKLATDITAETLGFTSYAPAYLSPQASGKNLLIGANFASAASGYYDDTANLYHAIPLSQQLYYYKQYQSKLAKVAGYSQASSIISGALYIVSSGSSDFLQNYYINPYLYKMYTPDQFSSILIGIYSKFIKDLYILGARKIGVTSLPPFGCVPAAITLFGHGSNQCVSRLNQDAKNFNWKLNATTISLSMQLPNLTIVVFDIYEPFYDLVTAPSKQGFFEARRGCCGTGTIETTTLLCNRKSIGTCPNATGYVFWDSVHPSEAANQVLANTLITQGINLVI, encoded by the exons ATGGTGAGAAGGAGTATTGTGCATGGTTTTGAAGCAATGCATGTGGAGGCCTTAGTGGCTTCTGCATTCTTCTTATTATTTCTCGTGATCGGTGGCTCCGCGCAGCCGCTCGTCCCGGCCATTATCACGTTCGGAGACTCATCGGTCGATGTTGGGAACAACGACTACCTGCACACGATTTTCAAAGCGAATTGCCCGCCATATGGGAGGGACTTCAAGAACCATGTGGCCACAGGGAGGTTCTGCAATGGCAAATTGGCCACAGATATCACCG CTGAAACATTGGGATTTACTAGTTATGCACCAGCATACCTTAGCCCACAGGCATCTGGGAAGAACCTTCTTATAGGAGCCAATTTTGCCTCTGCAGCATCTGGGTATTATGATGATACAGCAAACTTATAC CATGCAATCCCATTGTCTCAACAATTGTACTACTACAAACAGTACCAATCTAAGCTAGCTAAAGTGGCAGGGTATAGCCAGGCTTCATCTATAATATCAGGTGCTCTCTACATAGTGAGTTCAGGGTCCAGTGACTTTCTTCAAAACTACTACATCAATCCTTATCTCTACAAGATGTACACTCCTGATCAGTTCTCTTCTATCCTCATCGGCATCTACTCGAAATTCATCAAG GACTTGTACATTTTGGGTGctcggaaaatcggagttacttcGCTGCCACCGTTCGGATGTGTCCCTGCGGCGATCACGCTTTTCGGGCACGGTAGCAACCAATGCGTGTCGAGGCTCAACCAGGATGCGAAGAACTTCAACTGGAAGCTCAATGCCACAACCATCTCATTGTCTATGCAACTCCCCAACCTCACTATTGTAGTCTTTGATATATACGAGCCATTCTATGACCTTGTTACTGCTCCTTCAAAACAAG GCTTCTTCGAGGCGAGGAGAGGCTGCTGCGGAACTGGAACAATCGAGACGACGACGCTTCTCTGCAATCGTAAGTCGATCGGGACGTGCCCGAACGCGACTGGGTACGTGTTCTGGGACAGCGTCCACCCCTCAGAAGCAGCGAACCAAGTGCTCGCCAACACTCTCATCACACAAGGGATCAATCTTGTGATATGA